A part of Nitrospira sp. genomic DNA contains:
- a CDS encoding MoaD/ThiS family protein yields MVTVRLFGMTKMLAGNQGTLALPLPEGRRVKDLVAVIDAAYPKIGELLQKKKVLVSINQDIAHEDLEVRDGDEIALLPPFAGGNQ; encoded by the coding sequence ATGGTGACGGTGCGACTCTTCGGGATGACGAAAATGCTGGCCGGCAATCAGGGCACATTGGCCTTGCCGCTGCCCGAGGGTCGGCGCGTAAAAGACCTGGTGGCGGTCATTGACGCGGCCTATCCGAAGATCGGCGAATTGCTGCAGAAGAAGAAGGTGCTGGTCTCGATCAATCAGGATATCGCGCATGAAGATCTTGAAGTGCGCGATGGAGATGAAATTGCGCTATTGCCGCCGTTTGCCGGTGGTAATCAATAG
- the moaA gene encoding GTP 3',8-cyclase MoaA produces MDQNTLDTPVPSIYDRLGRPLRSLRLSVTDRCNLRCKYCMPEDDYAWLPRDTILTFEEMAELTAIFTELGVDKVRLTGGEPLLRRDLPRFVRQLSENRRITEIALTSNGVLMADQAADLSFAGLNRVTISLDTLRADRFRTLTKRDLHHQVFEGIKAVIQAGFPSLKFDTVIIKGYNDDELIDLIEYGKSVGGEVRFIEYMDVGGATDWSMSQVLSRAEMLDRIGGHYGGVTPVVENSVAPAERFLLPDGTVFGIIPSTTTPFCRSCDRSRLTADGMWYLCLYAKDGLDLRAPLRQGRTRDELKALITAAWEGRADRGAEERKALEALGLREQRLIEINRLREDPHLEMHARGG; encoded by the coding sequence ATGGACCAGAACACGCTCGATACACCAGTCCCTTCCATCTACGACCGCTTGGGGCGTCCGCTTCGCAGCTTGCGCCTCTCGGTGACCGACCGCTGCAATCTTCGGTGCAAGTATTGTATGCCCGAGGATGACTACGCCTGGTTGCCGCGCGACACGATTCTGACCTTTGAGGAGATGGCCGAACTCACGGCGATCTTCACTGAGCTAGGCGTCGACAAGGTTCGGCTGACGGGCGGCGAGCCGCTGCTGCGACGCGATCTGCCGCGATTTGTCCGGCAGCTGTCGGAAAATCGCCGCATCACCGAAATCGCACTGACTAGCAACGGCGTGCTCATGGCGGATCAGGCCGCTGATCTGTCGTTTGCCGGGTTGAACCGTGTCACGATCAGCTTGGATACGCTGCGGGCGGACCGGTTCCGCACATTGACCAAGCGGGATCTGCATCATCAAGTGTTCGAAGGAATCAAGGCGGTGATTCAGGCCGGGTTTCCTTCCCTGAAATTCGACACGGTCATCATCAAGGGCTACAACGATGACGAACTCATCGACCTCATTGAATACGGCAAGTCGGTGGGGGGCGAGGTGCGGTTCATCGAATATATGGATGTCGGCGGCGCCACGGATTGGTCCATGAGCCAAGTGCTGTCGCGGGCGGAGATGCTGGATCGCATCGGCGGACACTACGGCGGCGTGACGCCGGTGGTGGAGAACAGTGTGGCGCCGGCTGAGCGGTTCCTGTTACCGGACGGCACCGTGTTCGGCATCATTCCTTCTACGACGACGCCGTTTTGCCGCTCCTGCGATCGAAGCCGGCTCACGGCCGACGGCATGTGGTATCTCTGCTTATACGCCAAAGACGGTTTGGATCTCCGCGCGCCGTTGCGGCAGGGGCGCACGCGTGATGAGTTGAAAGCCTTGATCACTGCCGCCTGGGAAGGGCGGGCGGATCGAGGCGCTGAAGAACGCAAGGCCCTGGAAGCCTTGGGGTTGCGAGAGCAGCGTCTCATCGAAATCAATCGGCTCCGTGAAGATCCCCATCTCGAAATGCACGCACGCGGGGGATGA
- a CDS encoding molybdenum cofactor biosynthesis protein MoaE, protein MSLEQITKADQPVTDDEAMLVRVQREDFSIDEELRRVRARSKRIGGIAIFLGTARDRSKGKDVDGITFEHYEGMAQKKLREIRERALKDFGVIELLILHRYGEIGIGDNIVLIIAGAEHRAEAFQACKWAIDELKQITPIWKLEHTPEGEVWVEEHP, encoded by the coding sequence ATGAGTCTCGAACAGATCACCAAAGCCGACCAGCCGGTTACCGACGATGAAGCCATGTTGGTCCGCGTGCAGCGAGAGGATTTCTCCATCGACGAAGAACTCCGTCGCGTGCGCGCGCGATCCAAGCGTATCGGCGGCATTGCGATCTTTTTGGGGACGGCCAGGGACCGTTCCAAGGGCAAGGATGTGGACGGCATCACCTTCGAACATTACGAAGGCATGGCCCAGAAAAAGCTGCGGGAGATCCGCGAGCGCGCGCTCAAAGACTTCGGCGTGATCGAACTGCTGATCCTGCACCGATACGGGGAGATCGGCATCGGCGACAATATCGTGCTGATCATTGCCGGCGCCGAGCATCGAGCGGAGGCCTTTCAGGCCTGTAAGTGGGCCATCGACGAACTGAAACAAATTACACCGATTTGGAAACTCGAGCACACTCCCGAGGGAGAGGTGTGGGTCGAGGAACATCCCTAG